The Streptomyces tendae DNA segment AGCGACGAGGCACAGGAGAGCACCGGGACCGAGGGTTCCGCGACGACCTCGCCACCCGAACTGCACAGCGGCCACAAACTCGCCAGGCGCTACCGCCTGGAAGAGTGCGTCACCCGCCTGGACGGGTTCAGCAGTTGGCGTGCCGTGGACGAGAAGCTCCGCCGTGCCGTCGGCGTGCACATCCTGCCCGCGGACCACTCGCGTGCCCGGTCCGTGCTGGCCGCGGCCCGCTCCTCGGCCCTGCTGGGCGACCCGCGTTTCGTCCAGGTCCTGGACGCCGTCGAGGAGAACGACGTCGTCTACGTCGTGCACGAATGGCTGCCCGACGCCACCGAGCTGACCACCCTGCTCGCCTCCGGACCGCTGGAGGTGTACGACGCCTACCAGATGGTCAGTCAGGTCTCGAGCGCCATGGCGGCGGCCCACCGCGAGGGCCTCGCCCATCTGCGTCTCAACCCCAACGCCGTCCTGCGCACGTCGACCGGTCAGTGGCGCATCCGCGGTCTCGCCGTCAACGCCGCCCTGCGCGGCGTCAGCTCGGACACCCCGCAGCGCACGGACACGGAGTCGGTCGGCGCGCTGCTCTACGCGGCGCTGACGCAGCGCTGGCCGTACGAGAACGACGCCTACGGCATGGCCGGCCTGCCGAAGGACATCGGCCTCATCCCGCCCGACCAGGTCCGCGCCGGCGTCCACCGCGGCCTCTCCGAACTGGCCATGCGCGCACTCGCCAACGACGGTGCCACCGCCTCCCGTCACGAGTCGCCGTGCACCACGCCGGAAGAGCTGGTGAAGGCGATCGGCGAGATGCCCCGCATCCGTCCGCCGGAGCCGGCGTTCACCACCCCGCCGGACTATCAGCGCACCACGTACCAGCAGGGTGCCTACGGCCGCCCGGCGGCACGCCCCACGTCAGCCAGCCGTCCCCGTCCCCGCCCCCGCCGCTGCAGAGCCGCACGGGCAAGGCGCTGAAGTGGGCCGTCTCGGCCCTCCTGATCGCCGCCCTGGGTCTGGGTAGTTGGCAGCTCGCGGACGCCCTGCTGGAGCAGGGCGGCAAGTCCGAGGACACCAACAAGACCCAGACGACGGACGGGGACGACAAGAACGCCGACAAGCCGGTGCGTGGCAAGCCCATCACCGTCGCGGAGGTGCACGACTTCGACCCCTTCGGCACGGACGGCTCCGAGTACCCGGAGAACGTGCCCAAGATCATCGATGGTGACCCGAACAGCTACTGGCAGACGAGCTACTACGAGACCTCCGACTTCGGCCGGCTGAAGCCCGGTGTGGGTGTCATCCTCGACCTCGGCAAGAGCCAGGAGGTCGGCAAGGTCGACGTGACCTTCATCGGCAGCACGTCCGTCGAGCTCCGTGCCGCACCCGACGACGCCGGGACGCGACCGACCTCCTTCGACTCCTACAGCAAGGTCGCCGAGGGGTCGGGCACCTCCGTCGCCCTCACGCCCAAGGAGACGGTGAAGACCCGTTACCTGCTGGTCTGGCTGACCGAGCTGCCCACGCAGGCAGACGACGGGAAGTGGCGCGGCCGAATCGCGGACGCCAAGGTGACCAGCTGAGGCCGGCTGCGTCGAGGGAGGGGATCCGATGGCGGACGGCGCCGCATACGACGGAGTGAGCGATCAGGACCTGCTCACCCGGCACGTCGACGGCGACGCCGAAGCCTTCGGTGAGATCGTGCGGCGGCACCGCGACCGGCTGTGGGCCGTCGCCCTCCGGACGCTGGGGGACCGCGAGGAAGCCGCTGACGCCGTCCAGGACGCCCTCGTCTCCGCCTACCGAGCCGCCCACACCTTCCGCGGCCAGTCGGCCGTCACGACGTGGCTGCACCGCATCACGGTGAACGCCTGCCTGGACCGCGCACGCAAGGCCGCCTCACGGAAGACCGCACCGGTCGACGACGCCGAGCGCCTGGAACAGCTGCTGGAGCCGCACGAGTCCGCCTCGGCTCCAGCGGAGCGCAACGATCTGCACCGCCAGCTCATCGAAGCGATGGGCACCCTTCCGCCCGACCAACGGGCCGCACTCGTCCTGGTCGACATGCAGGGCTACCCGGTCGCCGAGGCGGCCCGCATCCTCGACGTGCCGACCGGCACCATCAAAAGCCGATGCGCCCGCGGCAGGGCGAGACTCCTGCCCTTGCTCACCCACCTGCGTCCGGAGGGCGCCAGCGAGGGCAAGCAGAGAGGAGGGTCACGGAACCGGACCAGGGGCGCGTCCGTCCCACCCGCAGCGGGTCCACAACGACCGGACCCGCCGGACCCAGGATCGAACGACCCGGCTGCACTGAAGGGCGGAGGTGGGCGAGCGTGACGTCGACGAACGACAAGGCGGAGCACCCGGACGTCGCGGAGATCTCCGACCTCACCGAAGGGCTGCTCCCCGCGGCTCGCCGGGACGACGTACGCAGGCATCTGGACCAGTGCGCCCTCTGCGCCGACGTCCATGCCTCTCTCGAAGAGATCAGGGGCCTCCTCGGCACCCTTCCTGGCCCCCCGCGCATGCCGGCCGATGTTGCGGGCCGCATCGACGCGGCGCTGGCGGCCGAGGCCCTGCTGCAGGCCACGGCGCCCGCGCCCGACAGCGAAGAGCAGACCATGCCCGCAGCTCCGGTCGTGAGCGGCGACGATCAGCGGCATGTTTCACGTGAAACACCGACGCCTTCCGAGCGGCCCTCGGGCCGCCCCCGCTCGTCGACGACGGGTCCTGGCCGCAAGCCGCGTTTGCGGGGGAGGAACCGGCGGGTCGCCGTATGGGGGACGGTGTTCGCCGTCGCCGCCCTCGGTTTCGGCTCCGTCGTGCTGTCGTCGATGAACGACAGCGGCAGCTCGCCGGAAGGACAGCGGACGACCGCTGCGGACACCTTCTCCGAGGGGAAGCTGGAGAAGCAGGTCGCCGACCTTCTTGCGCGCACCCCGGAGGAGGACGAGGGAGCTCGCTCCCCCCACACCTTCGGACTGGAATCGGATTCCGGTGCCGCCAACCCCCGGGTGCTGACGAAGCCCGCGGTTCCCGCATGCATCCAGGACGGCATCGGCCGCAACAATGCCGCGCTGGCCACCGAGCAAGGTGTCTACCAGGGCAAGGACGCCCTGCTCGTTGTCCTCCCCGACGCGTCGGACGCCACCCGGGTGACGGCCTACATCGTCGAAGCAACGTGTGTGCGGAACGCCTCTCCGTCCTCCACCGCGCAGGTGCTGCTGGAGCACTCCTACTCCCGCTGACGGCCGGGCGCGTGAGCCGCGCTCGGCGTGGTATCCCGTACGGTGTGTGGCCCCGGCCTGCCGCCGGAGCGCCGTCTGCGCGTGCCCGGGCACGGCGGGAATGCGGGCCCCTTAGGATCCGTTGGGTGGGGTGAGAGTTCCGAAAGAAGCTCCCACCGGTCGAACGACGCAGACCAGAGACGAGGAATCTAGCCGTGAGCGACGTCCGTAACGTGATCATCATCGGCTCAGGGCCCGCCGGCTACACGGCGGCGCTCTACACCGCCCGTGCGTCGCTGAAGCCCCTGGTGTTCGAGGGCGCTGTCACCGCCGGC contains these protein-coding regions:
- a CDS encoding anti-sigma factor family protein; its protein translation is MTSTNDKAEHPDVAEISDLTEGLLPAARRDDVRRHLDQCALCADVHASLEEIRGLLGTLPGPPRMPADVAGRIDAALAAEALLQATAPAPDSEEQTMPAAPVVSGDDQRHVSRETPTPSERPSGRPRSSTTGPGRKPRLRGRNRRVAVWGTVFAVAALGFGSVVLSSMNDSGSSPEGQRTTAADTFSEGKLEKQVADLLARTPEEDEGARSPHTFGLESDSGAANPRVLTKPAVPACIQDGIGRNNAALATEQGVYQGKDALLVVLPDASDATRVTAYIVEATCVRNASPSSTAQVLLEHSYSR
- the sigM gene encoding RNA polymerase sigma factor SigM, with product MADGAAYDGVSDQDLLTRHVDGDAEAFGEIVRRHRDRLWAVALRTLGDREEAADAVQDALVSAYRAAHTFRGQSAVTTWLHRITVNACLDRARKAASRKTAPVDDAERLEQLLEPHESASAPAERNDLHRQLIEAMGTLPPDQRAALVLVDMQGYPVAEAARILDVPTGTIKSRCARGRARLLPLLTHLRPEGASEGKQRGGSRNRTRGASVPPAAGPQRPDPPDPGSNDPAALKGGGGRA